Proteins from a genomic interval of Medicago truncatula cultivar Jemalong A17 chromosome 3, MtrunA17r5.0-ANR, whole genome shotgun sequence:
- the LOC25490217 gene encoding alcohol acyltransferase 9, with protein sequence MSKSMELPDCIYPCQPITSIPPSIPTPKHSLYLSNLDDQKFLRFSIKYLYIFKKSVNLDHLKCSLSRVLVDYYPLAGRLRSCSSNLDDEKKLEVDCNGEGALFVEAFMSITAQELLEPSKLPNKSWRKFTYKVESQSFLDVPPLIVQLTNLRCGGMILCTAINHCLCDGIGTSQFLHAWAQLTKNPQTNLTIPPFHWRHVLKPRYPPTVNLLNPGYTRTQPTPQVNLLKLIQSQPLVPTSFIFNPSHVLYLKKQCVPSLKCTTFEVVAAHTWRSWIRSMNLSLPSTLIVKLLFSINIRTIMNLPKGYYGNGFLLGCAESTIKDLVENNLHHGVKLVQKAKSKVNDEEYIRSTVDLLEDKTVKTDVSISLVISQWSKLGLEEVDFGEGKALHMGPLTSDVYCLFLPVIGGDANAVRVVVSVPESMVENFQYYMKESWEKKIEKNGDHVKNGYHVHENPFF encoded by the exons atgtcaaaatcaatgGAACTCCCTGATTGTATCTATCCATGCCAACCAATCACTAGTATTCCACCAAGTATTCCAACGCCAAAACATTCTCTCTATCTTTCTAATCTTGATGACCAAAAGTTCCTTAGATTTTCTATCAAGTATTTGTACATTTTCAAGAAGTCTGTGAATTTGGATCATTTGAAGTGTTCTCTATCTAGAGTTTTAGTGGATTATTACCCATTAGCTGGGAGGTTGAGAAGTTGTTCCTCTAATTTGGATGATGAGAAGAAGCTTGAAGTGGATTGCAATGGAGAAGGTGCTTTGTTTGTTGAGGCTTTCATGTCTATCACTGCTCAAGAATTACTTGAACCTTCTAAGTTGCCAAACAAGTCATGGAGAAAGTTCACTTATAAGGTGGAATCTCAAAGTTTCTTAGATGTTCCTCCTCTTATAGTTCAG TTAACAAATCTCCGTTGCGGAGGAATGATTCTATGCACCGCAATCAACCACTGTCTATGCGATGGTATCGGCACATCTCAATTTCTACACGCATGGGCACAACTAACCAAAAATCCTCAAACCAATTTGACCATCCCACCTTTCCATTGGCGACATGTGTTGAAACCACGATACCCTCCCACCGTAAACCTCCTCAATCCCGGATACACTAGAACACAACCAACACCTCAAGTAAACCTTCTCAAGTTAATACAATCACAACCATTAGTACCCACATCATTTATCTTTAATCCCTCCCATGTCCTCTACTTAAAGAAACAATGTGTCCCTTCACTTAAGTGTACTACCTTTGAAGTAGTGGCAGCACACACATGGCGCTCTTGGATTCGTTCAATGAATCTATCATTACCCTCCACTCTAATTGTTAAGCTACTTTTCTCTATTAACATTCGTACCATAATGAACCTACCAAAAGGATATTACGGAAATGGATTTCTATTAGGATGTGCTGAAAGTACTATAAAGGACTTGGTAGAGAATAATTTGCATCATGGTGTGAAGTTAGTGCAAAAGGCTAAGTCAAAGGTTAATGATGAGGAATATATTAGATCAACGGTTGATTTGTTGGAGGATAAAACAGTAAAAACGGATGTTTCAATTAGCTTGGTTATATCACAATGGTCTAAACTAGGGTTAGAAGAAGTGGATTTTGGAGAGGGAAAAGCGTTACATATGGGTCCTTTAACAAGTGAtgtttattgcttatttttacCTGTTATTGGTGGTGATGCTAATGCTGTGAGAGTGGTTGTTTCTGTGCCGGAGAGTAtggttgaaaattttcaatattatatgAAGGAAAGCTgggaaaagaaaatagaaaaaaatggaGATCATGTTAAAAATGGCTATCATGTGCATGAGAATCCATTTTTCTAA
- the LOC25490218 gene encoding AP-4 complex subunit mu — MISQFFVLSQRGDNIVFRDYRGEVQKGSAETFFRKVKFWKEDADGDAPPVFNVDGVNYFHVKVAGLLFVATTRINVSPSLVLELLHRTARVIKDYLGVLNEDSFRKNFVLVYELLDEVIDFGYVQTTSTEVLKSYVFNEPIVIESSQMPLGPASIFMQGTKRMPGTAITKSVVANEPGGRKRDEIFVDVIEKISLTFNSSGFILTSEIDGTIQMKSYLTGNPEIRLALNEDLSIGTSDYRGSGAVILDDCNFHESVHLDSFDIDRTLSLVPPDGEFPVMNYRITQAFKPPFRINALIEETGPLKAEVTIKVRAEFNSSINANTVLVRMPLPAFTARVNFELEPGAVGHTTDFKEANKKLEWGLKKVVGGSEHTLRAKLTFSQELHGNIMKEAGPLSMTFTIPMYNSSRLQVKYLQIAKKSKAHNPYRWVRYVTQANSYVARL, encoded by the exons atgatctCTCAGTTCTTCGTACTTTCTCAAAGAGGCGACAACATCGTCTTTCGCGATT aTCGTGGTGAAGTCCAAAAGGGAAGCGCTGAAACATTTTTCCGCAAAGTTAAATTCTGGAAAGAAGACGCTGATGGAGATGCTCCACCTGTTTTT AATGTAGATGGTGTGAACTACTTCCACGTGAAGGTTGCTGGGTTATTATTTGTTGCTACAACTAGAATCAATGTTTCTCCTTCTCTTGTTTTGGAACTTTTACATAGAACTGCACGTGTCATCAAAGATTACCTTGGTGTTCTTAATGAAGACTCTTTTCGAAAGAATTTCGTCCTTGTTTATGAACTTCTTGATGAAGTCATT GATTTTGGTTATGTGCAAACAACATCTACTGAGGTTTTGAAGTCATATGTTTTCAATGAGCCAATTGTGATCGAGAGTTCACAAATGCCCCTTGGCCCCGCTTCCATTTTTATG CAAGGGACCAAACGAATGCCAGGTACTGCTATTACAAAATCTGTTGTTGCTAATGAACCTGGTGGTAGGAAGAGGGATGAGATTTTTGTTGATGTgattgaaaaaataagtctCACATTCAATTCCAGT GGATTTATACTCACCAGTGAGATTGATGGTACCATTCAAATGAAGAGTTATCTTACTGGTAACCCAGAGATTCGACTTGCTCTCAATGAAGACCTGAGTATAGGAACAAGTG ATTACAGAGGTTCTGGTGCTGTGATTTTAGATGATTGTAACTTCCATGAGTCTGTACACCTTGATAGTTTTGATATTGACCGAACTTTATCGTTG GTACCACCGGATGGTGAATTTCCTGTCATGAATTATCGTATAACTCAAGCATTTAAGCCCCCCTTTCGTATCAATGCATTGATTGAAGAAACAGGACCACTCAAG GCTGAAGTGACCATTAAAGTGCGAGCTGAATTCAACTCAAGCATCAATGCTAATACCGTTCTTGTACGGATGCCACTTCCTGCATTTACAGCTCG tgttaattttgagTTAGAACCTGGAGCAGTTGGACACACCACTGATTTTAAGGAAGCAAATAAAAAACTGGAATGGGGACTAAAAAAG GTTGTTGGTGGATCTGAACATACTTTACGTGCAAAGCTGACATTTTCGCAAGAATTACATG GAAATATTATGAAAGAAGCTGGGCCTCTTAGTATGACATTCACTATACCTATGTACAATTCTTCAAGGCTTCAG GTGAAGTACTTGCAAATAGCAAAGAAGTCAAAAGCTCATAATCCATATCGATGGGTTAGATATGTAACCCAGGCAAACTCGTATGTTGCTCGGTTGTAA
- the LOC25490220 gene encoding mitogen-activated protein kinase homolog NTF3 translates to MATPVEPPNGIRIEGKHYFSMWQTLFEIDTKYVPIKPIGRGAYGIVCSSVNRETNEKVAIKKIQNAFENRVDALRTLRELKLLRHLHHENVIALKDIMMPNHRNNFKDVYLVYELMDTDLHQIIKSSQALSNDHCQYFLFQLLRGLKYLHSANILHRDLKPGNLLINANCDLKICDFGLARTNCSKNQFMTEYVVTRWYRAPELLLCCDNYGTSIDVWSVGCIFAELLGRKPIFPGSECLNQLKLIINILGSQREEDIEFIDNPKAKRYIKSLPYSPGTPFSRLYPNAHPLAIDLLSKMLVFDPTKRISVTEALQHPFMASLYDPNSDPPAIIPIDLDIDEDLGEDVIRELMWSEMLHYHPESAMGSAELCS, encoded by the exons ATGGCGACTCCTGTTGAGCCTCCGAACGGGATAAGAATTGAAGGAAAGCATTATTTTTCCATGTGGCAAACCCTCTTTGAGATTGACACCAAATATGTGCCGATTAAGCCCATTGGTCGAGGAGCTTATGGGATTGTTTGTTCTTCTGTCAATAGGGAAACCAATGAGAAAGTTGCaattaagaaaatacaaaacgCTTTTGAGAATCGCGTTGATGCACTTAGAACTTTGCGTGAACTGAAACTTCTTCGACATCTTCACCATGAGAATGTTATTGCTTTGAAAGACATCATGATGCCTAATCATAGGAATAATTTTAAGGATGTTTATCTTGTTTATGAACTCATGGACACCGATTTGCATCAGATTATTAAGTCTTCCCAAGCACTTTCTAATGATCACTGCCAATATTTCCTCTTTCAG CTGCTTCGGGGCTTGAAATATCTACACTCAGCTAACATCCTTCATCGTGACTTAAAACCTGGGAATCTTCTAATTAATGCAAATTGTGACCtgaaaatatgtgattttgggtTAGCACGCACAAACTGCAGCAAGAACCAGTTCATGACGGAGTATGTTGTAACACGGTGGTATAGGGCACCAGAACTCCTACTTTGCTGTGACAACTATGGGACATCTATTGATGTATGGTCTGTGGGATGCATCTTTGCTGAGCTTCTTGGACGAAAACCTATTTTCCCGGGTTCAGAGTGTCTCAACCAACTAAAACTGATTATCAATATCCTTGGCAGTCAAAGGGAGGAGGATATTGAATTTATTGATAATCCAAAAGCAAAGAGATACATCAAATCACTTCCATATTCCCCCGGAACCCCCTTTTCCAGACTTTACCCCAATGCACATCCATTGGCAATAGACCTACTCTCAAAGATGCTTGTTTTTGATCCCACAAAAAGGATCAGTGTCACCGAAGCGCTTCAACATCCTTTCATGGCCTCTCTCTATGATCCTAATTCTGACCCTCCAGCCATCATTCCAATTGATCTTGACATTGATGAGGATCTAGGAGAAGATGTGATAAGGGAGTTGATGTGGAGTGAAATGCTTCATTACCATCCTGAATCTGCTATGGGAAGTGCAGAGCTGTGCTCTTGA
- the LOC25490222 gene encoding uncharacterized protein, with the protein MGSVCCVAAKDQTLPNRTGSESFHRNPVCSPSLSFQWDRWGRVASEIDDLSFRASRRVSRSVSMEFKGSLSSDRGNLSDVGSTLENSVTPMSQKSPIHEQLGANRMTLSSDLSMSSNCSTVAKNLTESPEIAESSIPNISLSMPSSFSTPTTRNLNRHNLPSPTPSRWAHRSPGHPLLRQISDSRILGLKSPDNSISEGRPSFVLSTCSNDMIAGSQCGSSDGWSMRTFSELVASSQKERWSFDSEHFGSGRHKLSATSSRFSYSPTMDLQSCGACSKLLTERTAWSSQKFISNNDLSVVAVLVCGHAYHAECLETMTSEADSYDPACPICMVGEKHLSMLSRKSLRAESEMKAKNYKISRNRVVDSYFDGGLDGYDRQKSAASKLEASSSSRSSLRKPFLKRHFSLGSKWNRSLSDNDSARKKGFWARYRKD; encoded by the exons ATGGGTTCAGTTTGTTGTGTTGCTGCAAAGGATCAAACTCTTCCCAATAGAACTGGAAGTGAAAGTTTTCACAGAAATCCTGTGTGTTCACCTTCATTGAGTTTTCAATGGGATAGATGGGGCCGTGTTGCTAGTGAAATTGATGATCTTTCGTTTCGCGCGTCTCGCAGAGTCAGCAGAAGTGTCAGCATGGAGTTTAAGGGGTCTTTAAGTTCTGATAGAGGAAATTTATCTGATGTGGGGAGCACCCTGGAGAACTCTGTAACACCCATGTCTCAGAAGTCGCCTATTCATGAGCAATTAGGTGCAAATCGGATGACTCTATCTTCAG ATCTATCCATGTCAAGTAATTGTTCTACAGTG GCCAAAAATCTGACAGAATCACCAGAGATCGCAGAATCTTCAATACCAAATATTTCTTTATCAATGCCCTCTTCTTTCTCAACACCTACAACCCGCAATCTTAATCGTCACAATCTTCCTAGCCCAACACCATCTAGATGGGCTCATCGATCTCCAGGACACCCACTATTGAGACAAATTTCTGATAGTCGAATCCTGGGTCTGAAATCGCCAGACAACTCTATTTCTGAAGGAAGACCGTCATTTGTGCTGTCCACTTGCAGCAATGACATGATAGCTGGATCCCAATGTGGGTCATCTGATGGCTGGTCTATGCGCACCTTTTCTGAACTGGTGGCATCATCTCAAAAGGAAAGGTGGTCATTTGACAGTGAGCATTTTGGTTCAGGTCGCCACAAGCTAAGTGCAACTAGTAGTAGGTTCTCGTATTCTCCCACCATGGATTTACAATCTTGCGGGGCCTGCTCCAAGCTCTTGACTGAGAGAACTGCATGGAGCAGCCAGAAATTCATTTCCAACAACGACCTCTCAGTTGTTGCTGTGCTGGTCTGTGGTCATGCATATCATGCAGAATGTTTGGAAACCATGACATCAGAAGCAGATAGTTATGATCCAGCTTGTCCAATTTGCATGGTTGGAGAGAAGCACTTGTCAATGTTATCCAGAAAAAGTCTTAGGGCCGAATCTGAAATGAAGGCCAAGAACTACAAGATATCCCGAAACCGTGTAGTTGATAGCTACTTTGATGGCGGATTAGATGGTTATGATCGCCAAAAAAGTGCAGCTTCAAAATTGGAGGCTAGCTCCAGTTCAAGGAGTTCATTAAGAAAACCCTTCTTGAAGCGGCATTTTTCATTGGGATCCAAGTGGAATCGATCCCTGTCTGATAATGATTCTGCCAGGAAGAAGGGGTTTTGGGCAAGATATCGTAAAGATTGA